A stretch of DNA from Planktothrix tepida PCC 9214:
CGTTGTAAATCTCCTTCAGGAAGTTGGGATAAATAATTTAGTAAAGTTTGTTCAATTTTTTCTTTTTCAGGTTCAGGAAATGCTGCTAAAACTCCCGCAATATTTGAGCTATCCTGTTCTAAAGTTTTTGATAGGGGAGAATATTTTCTCATATTCTGAGGAATTGGGTTAATAATAAATATTGTTCTTAGAACTTCTATAGTAGTAGTATAACTCCAATTCGTACTGCTCAAAGAAGAAAAATCATAAAAAGGCAGATATTTCTGATTCATCAAAAGGAATTGATTTTTAGGGAATAATTGATTTAATGCTGATAATTCATATTTTCCCAGAGTCATTTTGATACTGCCCGAAGAGGGATATATAAATGACTCTATACGACTAATTTTATTTTCTGGTGAGTTATTGCTTTTGTGATTTTCATTAGATTTAAGTAATTTTATAAATTCATTAATTAATTGTATTTTAGGTTCTATTTCAATTGTAACGCTATAAAGACAATCAAATTCAACTTGCTCATTTTCCTGTTCATATTCCCCACTAATAACCGCTTCTAAAGTAAACTGAGTTTCCGGTTTTCTAACCACCCATTCTAACCCCCCTCGAATTCCTGGGGTATGACTATCACCCATTAAAGCTGATTCTAAAGATTTTGCTTCAGGAATGCGACTTAAAAAGTCTAAAGCATCAATAATATTAGATTTTCCACTAGAATTAGTTCCAATTAAAATAGTAAGTGGATCAAT
This window harbors:
- a CDS encoding AAA family ATPase gives rise to the protein MLKQINLKNWKSFKDATLYIDPLTILIGTNSSGKSNIIDALDFLSRIPEAKSLESALMGDSHTPGIRGGLEWVVRKPETQFTLEAVISGEYEQENEQVEFDCLYSVTIEIEPKIQLINEFIKLLKSNENHKSNNSPENKISRIESFIYPSSGSIKMTLGKYELSALNQLFPKNQFLLMNQKYLPFYDFSSLSSTNWSYTTTIEVLRTIFIINPIPQNMRKYSPLSKTLEQDSSNIAGVLAAFPEPEKEKIEQTLLNYLSQLPEGDLQRVWAEPVGRLGSDAMLYCEEKWGENQEPLLVDARGMSDGTLRFLALLG